The following are encoded together in the Eriocheir sinensis breed Jianghai 21 chromosome 28, ASM2467909v1, whole genome shotgun sequence genome:
- the LOC127004530 gene encoding uncharacterized protein LOC127004530 has protein sequence MMRVAVVVLLAAAAAVVVARPEAEAEAEAKAEAKPVAEAEAEADADPEAGYLPYHGPRCYPKTHYVTDYRTEVQKVPVYSTLVKHQIVPKTLFQPVYKTIHNTQYQTEYVPKYITETEYKTNLKYVTQHQTVYHTQHNTQYVTTTHLVPQYITKNLQHTQYVTETQHQVVHKTAYLPKYVTSTLVQYHTQYETQVEPEYVTVTKERHTYKTVCPVVPVAHPVAPIAPINPGYGYGYDY, from the exons ATGATGCGTGTGGCGGTCGTGGTtttgctggcggcggcggcggcggtggtggtggccagGCCGGAGGCTGAGGCCGAGGCTGAGGCCAAGGCCGAGGCCAAGCCTGTGGCAGAAGCAGAGGCTGAGGCAGACGCTGACCCCGAGGCTGGCTACCTGCCGTACCACGGGCCGCGCTGCTACCCCAAGACCCACTACGTCACCGACTACAGGACGGAGGTGCAGAAG GTGCCCGTGTACTCGACGCTGGTGAAGCACCAGATCGTGCCCAAGACCCTGTTCCAGCCCGTGTACAAGACCATCCACAACACGCAGTACCAGACCGAGTACGTGCCCAAGTACATCACCGAGACCGAGTACAAGACCAACCTGAAGTACGTGACGCAGCACCAGACGGTGTACCACACGCAGCACAACACCCAGTacgtcaccaccacccacctggtGCCGCAGTACATCACCAAGAACCTGCAGCACACCCAATACGTCACCGAGACCCAACACCAGGTGGTGCACAAGACCGCCTACCTGCCCAAGTACGTCACCAGCACCCTCGTCCAGTACCACACCCAGTACGAGACCCAGGTGGAGCCCGAGTACGTCACCGTCACCAAGGAGCGCCACACTTACAAGACTGTGTGCCCCGTGGTGCCCGTCGCCCACCCCGTGGCTCCCATCGCGCCCATCAACCCCGGCTACGGGTACGGCTACGACTACTAA